In one window of Gorilla gorilla gorilla isolate KB3781 chromosome 2, NHGRI_mGorGor1-v2.1_pri, whole genome shotgun sequence DNA:
- the LRRIQ4 gene encoding leucine-rich repeat and IQ domain-containing protein 4: MSKDIKSVEHSPKIHQRNDPQHVNDRTFFIDASNQSLTAIPLEIFTFTELEEVHLENNQIEEIPQEIQRLKNIRVLYLDKNNLRSLCPALGLLSSLESLDLSYNPIFSSSLVVVSFLHALRELRLYQTDLKEIPVVICKNLHHLELLGLTGNHLKCLPKEIVNQTKLREIYLKRNQFEVFPQELCVLYTLEIIDLDENKIGAIPEEIGHLTGLQKFHMASNNLPVLPASLCQCSQLSVLDLSHNLLHSIPKSLAELRKMTEIGLSGNRLEKVPRLICRWTSLHLLYLGNTGLHRLPGSFRCLINLRFLDLSQNHLDHCPLQICALKNLEVLGLDDNKIGQLPSELGSLSKLKILGLTGNEFLSFPEEVLSLASLEKLYIGQDQGFKLTYVPEHIRKLQSLKELYIENNHLEYLPVSLGSMPNLEVLDCRHNLLKQLPDAICQAQALKELRLEDNLLTHLPENLDSLVNLKVLTLMDNPMEEPPKEVCAEGNEAIWKYLKENRNRNIMATKIQAWWRGTMVQRGFGKFGELLKPQKKGKTSPKDKKGKKGVKGKPGKGKKK; this comes from the exons ATGTCAAAAGACATAAAATCAGTAGAACATTCACCTAaaattcatcagagaaatgacCCACAGCACGTCAATGACAGAACATTTTTCATTGATGCCTCTAATCAGAGCTTGACTGCCATTCCTTTGGAGATCTTCacattcacagaattagaagaagtGCATTTGGAGAATAACCAGATTGAAGAAATTCCCCAGGAGATTCAGCGTTTAAAGAACATCAGGGTCCTCTACCTGGATAAGAACAACCTGAGGAGCCTGTGCCCGGCGCTGGGGCTGCTGAGCAGCCTGGAGAGCCTGGACCTGAGCTACAACCccatcttctcctcctcccttgtCGTTGTCAGCTTCCTCCACGCCCTGCGCGAGCTCCGGCTCTACCAGACCGACCTGAAGGAAATTCCCGTCGTCATCTGTAAAAACCTCCACCATCTCGAGCTGCTCGGACTGACCGGAAACCACCTGAAATGTCTGCCCAAGGAAATAGTGAACCAGACCAAGCTGAGGGAGATCTACCTGAAGCGAAACCAATTTGAAGTTTTCCCCCAGGAGCTCTGTGTTCTCTACACCCTGGAGATCATTGACCTGGACGAGAACAAAATCGGTGCCATCCCAGAAGAGATCGGACACCTGACGGGGCTGCAGAAGTTCCATATGGCTTCTAACAACCTTCCCGTTCTGCCCGCGTCCCTGTGCCAGTGTAGCCAACTGTCGGTGCTCGATTTATCCCACAACCTCCTCCACTCCATCCCGAAGAGCCTCGCCGAGCTCAGGAAGATGACGGAAATCGGGCTGAGCGGGAACCGCCTGGAGAAGGTGCCACGCCTCATTTGCAGGTGGACCTCGCTGCACCTGCTCTACCTGGGAAACACCGGCCTGCACAGGCTGCCGGGCTCCTTCAGGTGCCTGATCAACTTGCGCTTCCTGGACCTAAGCCAGAACCATCTGGACCACTGCCCGCTGCAGATCTGTGCACTGAAGAACCTTGAAGTCTTGGGACTGGATGACAATAAAATAGGACAG TTACCTTCAGAATTGGGCTCACTTTCAAAACTGAAGATACTTGGACTAACAGGAAAtgagttcctttcctttccggAGGAAGTCCTTTCTTTAGCATCTTTAGAGAAATTATACATTGGGCAAGACCAGGGATTCAAACTTACCTATGTGCCAGAACACATTAGGAAACTGCAG AGTCTCAAAGAGCTATATATAGAGAACAATCATCTGGAGTACCTGCCCGTATCCTTGGGGTCAATGCCTAACCTAGAAGTTCTTGATTGCCGGCACAATTTGCTTAAGCAACTTCCAGATGCCATTTGCCAAGCACAAG CTTTGAAAGAATTACGGCTGGAGGACAACTTGCTCACCCATCTTCCGGAGAATTTGGATTCCCTAGTGAATCTTAAGGTTCTGACACTGATGGACAATCCCATGGAAGAACCCCCAAAAGAAGTGTGTGCTGAAGGCAATGAGGCCATATGGAAATACCTCAAGGAAAACAGAAACAGGAATATAATGGCAACAAAG